TGATGCGCTGCTAAGGGCGATTCAAGGTATTCAGCGTAATATCGGGGAACGCCAGGAACAAATTTCTTCGGGAAAGCGGGTGAATCGCCCATCTGATGATCCTGCGGCATCCGAACGGATTAATCAGTTTCGAAATGTTCTACGGACCACTGAACATCGCTTGAACACGGTCAATGAAGGAATGGGCCGGCTCAATTTATCCGATAGCGTTCTGGAGCAGGCTGGCAATACCGTCCAGCGGGCGAAAGAACTGGCGTTGAATATGGCGAGCGACACGAATACGTCCGTGGAGCGACGAAATGCGGCTCAGGAAGTTCAGCAACTGATCCTGGGCTTGGCCGGCATTGCCAATACGCAACTTAATGGACGATTTGTGTTTGCCGGCAGTCAAACAAAAACCGAACCGTTTGTTCCGGGTTCGGCCACGGGATCCGCCGGTATCGCCAATGGAGGAGGTGCCAGTGTTGGGGTATCTGTGGCGTCTGCGCCGGCCTTACAACCGGATGCCTATCAAATCCAGTTTACCTCCTCGACACAATTTGATGTGCTGAATCTGACAACGAATCAGACTGTCTCCTCAGGGAATACTTATGCATCCGGCGCGCCATTCTCGTTTGATGGGTTGGATGTCACCATTTCGGATGGTGGCGGGCCCCCTGCCACTGGCGATCAATTTTTTGTACGAGTCGGCTATACCTATCAAGGCGATGGTGCGGGGGTGGAGGTGGAAGTTGGTGATGGTCGGACCGTGGAAAGTAATGTCCCTGGAGACCAAATCTTTTCGGGTCCGACGGTGGATCTATTTCAAAATCTTCAGGATTTTCATCAGGCCTTGGTGACCAATGATGTGTCGGGTATTCGAGCGGCCATCGGTCAGTTTGATCCGGCTCTCTCCCAAGTAAACGATGCCAGGGCTACGATCGGTGCCAGAGTCAATCGATTGGATACCATCAAAGAGGGTTTAGATCTGTTGAGTGTGAATACGCAAACTCTTCGATCCAATTTTGAGGATGCCGATATCGCCCAGGTGGCTTCTGATTTGGCTACGCTACAAAACACGCTTGAAGCGTCGATGAGCACACTGGCACGGCAATTTCAGACGAATTTATTAGATTTTATTAAGTAGGCCGTGAAGGTCTCTTTTTTTTTATTGGACTCAATAGTGTCACCCCCGTAATTGAATAGGTACGAAATCTTTATGCGAATTCTTGTTGTTGATGATGATCCTCTCACATTACATATGGTGGTGTATCGATTACGGCAATGGGGCCATGATGTCACTTCCTGCACTGACGGGGATTCGGCATGGAAGGTGTTGGCACGAGGATCCGTGCCGAATGTGGCGATTGTCGATTGGATCATGCCGGGGCTCAATGGCCCTGAACTGTGTCAAAAAATCCGTGGGAGAACCGATTGTCCCTATGTGTATATTGTCATGTTGACGGGGCGGAACAATCCTGAGGATCTCATTGCCGGATTGGACGCGGGAGCGGATGATTATCTCACAAAGCCTTTCCATTTAGGTGAATTGGATGCACGGTTACGAGCAGGGAAGCGAATTGTCGATTTGCAAAATGAATTGATTTCGGCTCGAGAAACCCTTCGGATTCAGGCCATGCAAGATCCCTTGACGCAAATCCTGAATCATGGCGCCATTGTGGATTCGTTGATGCGGGAAATAGATCGGGCCCATCGGGAGCAGCAACCCTTGAGTCTCATTCTGGCTGATTTGGATGGATTTAAGAATGTGAATGATTCCTATGGGCATGTTGCGGGGGATCAGGTGCTGATTGAGGTCGCTAGACGGATGCGTTTTTGTTTGCGTTCTTATGATGCTATTGGCCGATATGGGGGAGAGGAATTTCTCATGGTGTTGCCCAATAGTGATGCGGCCCAGGCCGTGCGGCTCGCTGAACGGATTCGAGTGGCGATTTCCCAGAAACCCTTTCGCGTTCACAATTCAGATCTAACGGTGACGGTCAGTCAGGGGGTCACGACGTGGACCGATCCCTGTCCAATTCCCATTGATCATTTAATCCAATCTGCAGATGGTGTCCTCTATTTAGTCAAAAATAGCGGTCGAAATGGGGTGGAGTTTGCGCAATTTCATGGGCATGCGGATGAGACCTTTTCCCGACTCACGAGTTCCCCAACTTCAATAAAGCAATGATTATGGCTTCCATTCTTGTGATTAATGATGATCCGGTCCAACTCCATCTTCTAGCGAGTTGGCTTGAGAAGGATTACTTTGCGGTCCATCGTTTTGTCTGTTCCGAAGAGGCCTGGCAGTGGCTCCAAGAAGGTAATGTGCCGGATGTCATTGTTCTTGATCTTCATATGCCGGGAATTAGCGGATGGCGGTTCTGTGAATTATTGCATTCGTTCTTCGGGTCCACACAGGCGGTGCCGTCTGTCCTTGCCGTTTCCGCCACGTATACCGGAATCGATGCTCAAGACATTTTAAAGGATCTTGGGGCCTCCGCCTTTCTTGCCCTCCCGACGGATCCGCAACGCTTTCGTCAGCAGGTACGACAGCTGGTGGAAAGTCCTCCAAGTCCCCTGCGTCCACAGATCTGGATGGTTTCGGCTGACCATTCGGCTATTCAAGGGATTCATCACCTCTTTGTTGAACGGGGGTGGCGTGTGGTGGAATGGGAAGCGGGCAAGCAGGTTCAGGTGGCGGTGAATCTTGTGGATCCGGATATTATCCTCATTGACGATCCCCTGCCGGATGCGACAAGCGATGAGTTCGGGATCTGGTGCAAAGGCCAATTTCCTCAGGCCATGTGTATACTCCTTGGGAACGAATCTATGGCAGAAAGATCCCTTCCTGAGGCGATCCATGTAGATGCGTATCTACCAAAAGCCTGCGATCCATTCAATATCATCTCTTTGTGTGAAAAAGGGCGGTGGGAACGCGCATTCTCTCGAGTGGAACATTTACTGGACATCCGCACTGATGATTTACGCGAATCTGAAGCTCAATTTAGGGAGCTGTTCGAAACGCTCCCGGATATATTGGTGATTTATGATCATCGCGGAATGATCACCCACGTGAATTCTCTCGGAGCACAACAATTAGGATATCGCCCCCCGGTCCTGATGGGGAAAGCGTTTTCAGTAATCAAACCTGAGTCAGCTGACGCGGAATCCAGTCCTACGGCGCCAAACCCTGCCCGTGGGGGCCGGAGATGGGAGGAAACGTTTCTTCGTCAAAAAAACGGCAGCAATCTTCCCGTTGAGATGATGGAACGAACAGTTCAATTTCAAGGCCAACGCCAAACTCTTTTCATTGCCCGCGATTTGACGGCAAGAAAGCACATGGAGGAAGAGAAATCTGCCCTTGAACATCAGTTGCGGCAGGTTCAAAAAATGGAAGCCATCGGTCGACTGGCCTCAGGGGTTGCCCACGACATGAATAATACATTAACGGCCATTATGGCCCATGCAAGTTTGTTGAAGATACAGGATAAAGCTGACACCCCCTTGTGGGCAGCGGGTGATGTCATCGAGAAAGCCGTTCGTCGTGGAAAGGAATTGACTTCCCAGCTCCTTGGGTATGCCAGGCAGGGCAAACATCATCATGTCACGGTGGATACCCATGAAGTGATTCAGGAAGTAATGAATCTGCTCGGGAGGACAATCCATAAAATGATCACATTTCGCGCGGATCTGTCGGCAATGAGGCCTCATGTGGTGGGGGATCCTAACCAACTCTATCAGATTCTCATGAATTTAAGTGTCAATGCCTGTGATGCCATGGGAGAACGTGGGGAATTGCTTATACAGACTTCGAATGAAACGGTCACACCCGAATATGCCTCACGTGTCCCGGGATTGTGCGCAGGTGATTATGTGGTGATTCGGGTTACGGATACCGGGACGGGAATGTCATTAGAGACGCAACGACATATTTTTGAGCCATTTTTTACCACCAAAGAGCAGGGGCAGGGAACGGGAATGGGATTGGCGATGGTGTATGGTATCGTCAAAAATCATTACGGCTATATCGGGGTGACGAGTTCCCCTGGGTGTGGAACGACCATGCGTGTCTATCTTCCGGATGCACCGTGTGCGACTCTCATGACCAGATCGACTCAGAAGACAGAGCCTTCTCACGGGACCGGTCATATTTTAGTGGTGGATGATGAGAAGGATGTGGGAGAAGCTGCTCAGGCCATACTGGAATTTCTCGGCTATCAGGTGACAGTAGTGTTGAATGGGAAGGACGCCGTCGCCATCTGCCAGGACCCGACAACTCCTGTAGATGTTGTGCTGTTGGATATGGTGATGCCGGTAATGTCCGGGGCGGCATGTTTTGAAGAATTGCGAAGGATTCGACCAGATCTCAGGGTCATTCTCTGCACGGGTTATGACCGGAACCATGCTGTACAAGATTTATTGAATCAAGGTGTGATCGGGTTTATTCAAAAACCGTATGATGTCGACGAATTGGCTCATGCCTGTCAGGTTGTTCTGACAAATGACAACCGGGTCGAACCCTGTGGTACGGGGAGAACGTGCCAAGCATAGATTTTTCGAGAGGGAACTCATGGGCACGCTCACTTCAGCATGAAGATGACAACCCCTATTTGGAGAACAGACCAACATGAAAATTCAGACTAGTCGCTTCGGTATGCTGGATGTGTCCGATGACACGCTTTTAACCTTTCCCTTTGGCCTCGTAGGGTTCCCAGCTTTCCGACGGTATGTGGTGCTCGACCCCCCAGAGGATGCCGATTATCGGTGGTTTCAGTCCGTGGATGAACCAAGCTTAGCTTTGGTGATTATGGACGTGCATCTTTTGCAGCCGGATTTTCGCACCAACCTATCCGAAGAAGGACTGGCGGAACTCGGCATGACTCCGACCGATTCCATTTCCATCATGGCCGTCGTCACGATTCCCTCTGATCAGCCCGATCAGGCCACGGCGAATCTTCGTGCCCCTCTTGTCGTGAATGAACGAACAAGACAGGGGAAACAACTGATTCTCCATGAATCAATCCCCTTGCGTTATCCATTATTTCAAGATTCTATTCAGGGCCAAACTTACTCCGGGGCGGCGAGAGAGGCCGCATCGGTGTAAGGGATGCACACACACCATCGGGGAACAGGGCCAACCGGCTTAGTGCGTGTATAATGGCAGGAATTTTTTACCCGTGAATTTTACCTCAAAGCCAAGGAAGGCACCATGCTCATACTTACCAGAAAAATTGATGAAGCCATTCGTTTAGGGGATGACATTCGCATTGTCCTGGTCCAAATTAAAGGAGGGCAAGTGCGACTCGGAATTGAATGTCCGTCGCATGTCCGTGTACTTCGTGAAGAATTATATGAAGCCGTCCGTCAGGAAAATCTGAATGCTGTATCCTCGGATCCGAAGCATTTGGCTCACCTCCCCAGACCGAAAAAGCCGCCGGTTAAACCTACCGAATAAACCGAATTAGATCAGGCTTGTGTTCTTCGTCATGTGTGGCGATTCCTCATTGGGTCAATCCAGTTCATTCTGAGCTCCGCCTAAACATATACATCCTGCCATTGTGGCAGGGACCGGCAAAACCGGTGCTTCAGTGGGCTCGGTTAAGAGGGGGGGCATCCCGGGGAATATCATCCTCAACCGAGACCGTGGTTATTGAGATACCCATCTGCGGGCGCCCGATGAGCGAATCTATTCGCATCGCCTGCAGCGCATGTGCTATTGGGGCTTCGCGAAAACGTGATTTGCGGCCGTCTTTCAGGCGGGACCATTTCCCCTGAGGCGCTTGCGTATCCTCGAAACTGAGATGCTGCCCGTCCTACCCCAGAAAGATCTTCACGGATTTCATCGCCCAAGGAGGGAAAAACTCTCTCAGTCTTGGAGATTGTGCTAATCCACCGGCAGCCCAGTACGGGGAGGGGTTCTCCTTAGGCCTTGATTGAAAGAAGATTGAGGATCATCGACGCACGAGTAGGCCATATTCGGTTTTATTCCATAGTGCCATAAAGGCCATGCCTCAATGTGGTCTCACCGGTTTCTTCAGTCCTGCAGTTAATTAGCGTTTCTCTTGCTAGGCAAAAAATTCCGAGTTTGTCAGCAATGAATTCCTAGTAGGTAAAGGTTTTTCGATTGACCTGGAATTTGCCAGCATTGGGAGCTGGATCCCGGCTGTTGTAACTTGAACTGCATGGCATAAAACTTGAACTTCTTTACATCGTATAAAGAAGTCGTGAAGCTCTTCACGGTCTGTGAGGCATGTTCTGAAACCGGTGATCGAGGCAGAGATATAGTCGCAAAGAAAATGGAAAATTCTCAAAAATTTTGTGAATTGTTCTTTCAGGCTCTTCGTATACGCCTGGTGGAAGAACGGATCATTGAATTATATCCTAGCGATGGTATTCAAAGTCCGGTGCATTTATCGATTGGACAGGAGGCTGTTGCTGTAGGGGCATGTCGGGATTTGAAAAAAACAGATCTGGTCTTTTGTACCTATCGTAGCCATGCTTTTTATCTGGCTAAAGGGGGAAGTTTGGCGGAAATGTTTGCCGAACTGTATGGCAAAGTTACCGGGTGTGCGCGAGGAAAGGCCGGTTCGATGCATTTAGCGGCACCCGAGGTAGGGTTGATGGGTGCCTCGGCTGTGGTGGCCAGTACAATTCCTCATGCCGTGGGAGCGGCTCTGGCGGCGAAACGGTTAGGCCATGATCAGGTGGTGGTTGGTGTGTTCGGAGACGGAGCCACGGAAGAAGGCGTCTATCACGAATCATTGAACTTCGCGGTTCTTCACCGCTTACCCGTGATATTTCTATGTGAGAATAACGGATTAGCCGTGCATTCATCACAAAAATCCAGACAGGGGTACGATATTCTTGACCATGCACGATCATATGGTCTTCCGGTGTACCACATTGCCGAGGGATATGATTTTGTGAAGGTGGCGGACACGATGTCGGACATTATTCGACGTGTTCGGTTAAACCGAGAACCGGTATTTGTGGAGATTCGGACTTATCGGTACAAAGAGCATGTCGGGCCTGGCGAAGACTTCATGTGTGGCTATCGCCAACCTGAAGAGTGGTTGGCTTGGAAACGACAGGACCCTCTCGAACACTATGGGGACCTAGTCGAAACGTTTCGCCCAGCTATCCTGAATGAAATAGACGAAGCGGTACATTTCGCCATGAGCAGTCCATTTCCCTCCGTGGAGGAATTACTTCGCGATGTTGTGTAATGCGGCGGTCACATCCCGTGTGAACGGTCAGGCCGCGTCGGCTCTTCGTGCCAAGGAAGGCACGGAGATCATGAGCTATCGGGACGCGCTGCATTGGACCATGCATGACGCCTTACAGCGGCATGATGCCGTTCTTATCCTGGGCCAGGGGGTGGATGATCACAAAGGGATTTTTGGTTCCACCACCGGATTGAGTCAAGCGTTTGGGCCGGATCGAGTGATGGATACGCCGCTTGCCGAAGAAGGCATGACAGGGGTAGCCATTGGGGCCGCGTTAAACGGGCTGTATCCGATTCAGACCCATATTCGTGCCGATTTTTCCCTGTTAGCCATGAATCAGATCATTAATTTAGCTGCCAAATACAAATATATGTTCGGTGGCCGGTTTGACGTGCCCATGTTGATTCGCATGATCGTGGGACGAAGTTGGGGGCAAGGTGCGCAACATTCACAAAGCCTCCAATCTCTTTTTGCACATATCCCCGGGTTGCAGATTGTGATGCCCTCGAGTTCGCAATCGATTCTCGACACCTATCCCGCGGTGATTGACCGCTACCGGGGTCCCGTCATCTCATTCGAGCACCGGTTGATGTACGATCTGCAATTTTATGTGGCGTCTCCATCCACGCGACAGGAGACCGAGCCCTTTGGGTCCCGGTTAGTGCGGCCAGGTGAGGAGGTCACCATTGTGGCCACCTCCATCATGGTGTTGGAAGCCATGAGAGCAGCAGAACACTTGGCCCTGGTGTCCGATATTCAATGCGAGGTCATTGATTTGCATTGCGTGTCCAGTCCTGACTGGGATTTGGTCATGCACAGTGTTGAAAAAACGGGACGGTTGGTCGTGGCGGATACGAGTTGGCGGGAATATGGCGTATGCGCGGAGGTGTGCCGTGTGGTCGCCGAACGCAATCCCGGATGTTTGAAGGCACCGGTGGTGACCTTGGGAATGCAGCCCGCTCCCTGTCCTACGGCCAAGTGTTTGGAAGATCTTTTTTATCCCGATTTGCGCCAATTAGTGGATGCGTTGGCTGTCCTCGTCACCGGGAAGAAGAGCCATGGGTTGCCCTTGCCCGATACCCAATCGATGGCAGATGTGTATAAACGGTTCAAAGGCCCTTTTTAAGCAGGATTGTCGGATCACCTCATCAAAGGAATGCGAAGATGAAAGTGCTCATTACGGGAATTTCAGGAATGGTGGGCAGTCACTTAGCGGAGTATATCCTTGCGGATCACCCGGACGTGGACCTTCATGGACTCATTCGATGGCGAACACCTCTTGATCATCTTGTGGCCATCAAAGATCGCATTGCCCTGCATTATGGTGATCTTCGGGACTTGAATTCCCTCATTGTGGTGATCAAAAAAATCCAACCCGATTGGATCTTTCATTTGGCGGCACAATCCTTTGTCACGACAAGTTTTGACGCGCCGGTCGACACGCTGTCCACCAATGTGCTGGGGACGACCAATTTGCTCGACGCGCTCCGCATTACCGGAGTCGATGCCAAGGTGCATGTCTGCAGTTCATCTGAAGTCTACGGACAGGTGTTGGCAGATGAAGTCCCGATCACTGAGGCGAATCCCTTTAGGCCGGCCAGCCCGTATGCGGTGTCAAAAGTCGGGGAAGACATGATTGCCTTTCAATATTTTTTGTCCTATGGCATTCGAACCGTCCGTACCAGGATGTTTACCCATACCGGCCCACGGCGAGGGGATGTCTTTGCAGAAAGTGCCTATGCCAAGCAAATCGTCGAGGTGGAATATGGGCTCCGGAAAAATCCGATCCGCGTCGGAAATTTGGACAGTATTCGGACTTTTGCAGATGTCCGCGATGCCGTCAGAGCTTACTGGGTGTTGATGGAAAAGTGTCCGGCCGGGGAAGTTTATAATATCGGAGGAAACCGTACGATGACACTGCGGGACATGCTCGAGATTCTCAAAGGCATGGCCACCTGTCGCATTGAGCATGTGGTGGATCCTGCATTGTTGCGACCGTCGGATGTCACCCTGCAGATTCCCGATACGTCGAAGTTCAAAGCGGCGACCGGGTGGGAACCACGCATCCCCTTTGAAGAAACCTTACAAGGTATTCTGGATTTTTATCGAAGGCGTTACCACAAGAGGAGCAAAGCTGCGTGATTATCTCTCGGACTCCCTATCGGTTGTCGTTTTTCGGAGGAGGCACGGACTATCCTCAATGGTATCTTCGGGAAGAGGGCGCTGTTCTTTCCACCACAATTGACAAGTACTGCTATGTGAGTTGTCGATACCTTCCTCCATTTTTCAATATTAAACACCGGATTGTCTGGTCGCATATTGAAACGGTATCGACTATTGGAGAGATTCTCCATCCTGCCGTTCGAGAAGGCCTGCGATTTTTAGGTTTTGATGATTCTCAGGGGGTGGAAATTCAGCATCAGGGTGATCTGCCGGCCCGTTCAGGCATTGGATCCAGCTCTTCATTTTCGGTTGGTCTGGTGAAAGCGCTCACCGGGTTGAAAGGGGAGATGTTGGGGAAAATGGATCTGGCTCGCCAGGCGTTCACGTTAGAGCAAGATATCTTAAAAGAAACAGTTGGCTCCCAGGATCAAGTCGCCGCCGCCTTCGGCGGATTTAATGTTATTCGTTTTCTACGAGACGGCCAGATTCAAGTCGAACCGCTCACCTTATCATTGGGGCGATTGGCTGAACTGGAGCAAAATCTCGTACTACTGTATACCGGCACCAGTCGCTTAGGTTCAGACATTGCAAAAAGTGTCACCGAAAACTTTTCCCTCAGGTCTGCCGAACTGAAAACCATGCGTGTAATGGTGGACAGAGGGTTGGGTATTTTGAGTGGAACGAGTTCGTTGGAGGAGTTCGGGAAATTGCTTCATGAAAGCTGGATGCTGAAGCGGGCACTTTCCCATGAGGTTTCCAATTCCACAATTGATGAAATTTATCAAAAAGCCCTGGGCAATGGGGCGATTGGTGGAAAGCTTTCCGGGGCAGGAGGCAGTGGATTCATGTTGTTTTATGTTCCGATTTCCAAGCAGGCACATTTTCTTTCAGCGATGCATCCCTATATTTGTGTGCCGTTTTCTTTCTCACAATCAGGAAGCAGCATAATTTACTACGATGGGCCTGATAGAAGGGTATCCGGCGGATATTCTTCCGAGGGAGAAGGGGCCCATAAGGAAATGGAAAGAAGGCGGCTTCCCTCTCTCAAGACCCCTAAAAAAGCAAAAGATAAAATTCTTGTTGGACATCGATCCTGAGGGGCATGACCACATGCCGTCACTAACTTCCGTTCCGCCACAAATGGGTATGACCAGGGAGGTATTCGGGTGTCCGTGGTTTCGGGTACATGAAGAAGCATGGGATGACTTTTCTGAATTGGACCGTCAACCGTTTTATCGTATTGAAAGCTCAAATGGTGTCTTAGTGTTAGCCATGACCAAAAAGGAAGAGATTATTCTGGTGCGTCAATTTC
Above is a window of Candidatus Nitrospira neomarina DNA encoding:
- the flgL gene encoding flagellar hook-associated protein FlgL, coding for MRVTDRQQVDALLRAIQGIQRNIGERQEQISSGKRVNRPSDDPAASERINQFRNVLRTTEHRLNTVNEGMGRLNLSDSVLEQAGNTVQRAKELALNMASDTNTSVERRNAAQEVQQLILGLAGIANTQLNGRFVFAGSQTKTEPFVPGSATGSAGIANGGGASVGVSVASAPALQPDAYQIQFTSSTQFDVLNLTTNQTVSSGNTYASGAPFSFDGLDVTISDGGGPPATGDQFFVRVGYTYQGDGAGVEVEVGDGRTVESNVPGDQIFSGPTVDLFQNLQDFHQALVTNDVSGIRAAIGQFDPALSQVNDARATIGARVNRLDTIKEGLDLLSVNTQTLRSNFEDADIAQVASDLATLQNTLEASMSTLARQFQTNLLDFIK
- a CDS encoding GGDEF domain-containing response regulator; protein product: MRILVVDDDPLTLHMVVYRLRQWGHDVTSCTDGDSAWKVLARGSVPNVAIVDWIMPGLNGPELCQKIRGRTDCPYVYIVMLTGRNNPEDLIAGLDAGADDYLTKPFHLGELDARLRAGKRIVDLQNELISARETLRIQAMQDPLTQILNHGAIVDSLMREIDRAHREQQPLSLILADLDGFKNVNDSYGHVAGDQVLIEVARRMRFCLRSYDAIGRYGGEEFLMVLPNSDAAQAVRLAERIRVAISQKPFRVHNSDLTVTVSQGVTTWTDPCPIPIDHLIQSADGVLYLVKNSGRNGVEFAQFHGHADETFSRLTSSPTSIKQ
- a CDS encoding ATP-binding response regulator, producing MASILVINDDPVQLHLLASWLEKDYFAVHRFVCSEEAWQWLQEGNVPDVIVLDLHMPGISGWRFCELLHSFFGSTQAVPSVLAVSATYTGIDAQDILKDLGASAFLALPTDPQRFRQQVRQLVESPPSPLRPQIWMVSADHSAIQGIHHLFVERGWRVVEWEAGKQVQVAVNLVDPDIILIDDPLPDATSDEFGIWCKGQFPQAMCILLGNESMAERSLPEAIHVDAYLPKACDPFNIISLCEKGRWERAFSRVEHLLDIRTDDLRESEAQFRELFETLPDILVIYDHRGMITHVNSLGAQQLGYRPPVLMGKAFSVIKPESADAESSPTAPNPARGGRRWEETFLRQKNGSNLPVEMMERTVQFQGQRQTLFIARDLTARKHMEEEKSALEHQLRQVQKMEAIGRLASGVAHDMNNTLTAIMAHASLLKIQDKADTPLWAAGDVIEKAVRRGKELTSQLLGYARQGKHHHVTVDTHEVIQEVMNLLGRTIHKMITFRADLSAMRPHVVGDPNQLYQILMNLSVNACDAMGERGELLIQTSNETVTPEYASRVPGLCAGDYVVIRVTDTGTGMSLETQRHIFEPFFTTKEQGQGTGMGLAMVYGIVKNHYGYIGVTSSPGCGTTMRVYLPDAPCATLMTRSTQKTEPSHGTGHILVVDDEKDVGEAAQAILEFLGYQVTVVLNGKDAVAICQDPTTPVDVVLLDMVMPVMSGAACFEELRRIRPDLRVILCTGYDRNHAVQDLLNQGVIGFIQKPYDVDELAHACQVVLTNDNRVEPCGTGRTCQA
- the fliW gene encoding flagellar assembly protein FliW — protein: MKIQTSRFGMLDVSDDTLLTFPFGLVGFPAFRRYVVLDPPEDADYRWFQSVDEPSLALVIMDVHLLQPDFRTNLSEEGLAELGMTPTDSISIMAVVTIPSDQPDQATANLRAPLVVNERTRQGKQLILHESIPLRYPLFQDSIQGQTYSGAAREAASV
- the csrA gene encoding carbon storage regulator CsrA, yielding MLILTRKIDEAIRLGDDIRIVLVQIKGGQVRLGIECPSHVRVLREELYEAVRQENLNAVSSDPKHLAHLPRPKKPPVKPTE
- a CDS encoding thiamine pyrophosphate-dependent dehydrogenase E1 component subunit alpha; the encoded protein is MENSQKFCELFFQALRIRLVEERIIELYPSDGIQSPVHLSIGQEAVAVGACRDLKKTDLVFCTYRSHAFYLAKGGSLAEMFAELYGKVTGCARGKAGSMHLAAPEVGLMGASAVVASTIPHAVGAALAAKRLGHDQVVVGVFGDGATEEGVYHESLNFAVLHRLPVIFLCENNGLAVHSSQKSRQGYDILDHARSYGLPVYHIAEGYDFVKVADTMSDIIRRVRLNREPVFVEIRTYRYKEHVGPGEDFMCGYRQPEEWLAWKRQDPLEHYGDLVETFRPAILNEIDEAVHFAMSSPFPSVEELLRDVV
- a CDS encoding alpha-ketoacid dehydrogenase subunit beta, whose protein sequence is MLCNAAVTSRVNGQAASALRAKEGTEIMSYRDALHWTMHDALQRHDAVLILGQGVDDHKGIFGSTTGLSQAFGPDRVMDTPLAEEGMTGVAIGAALNGLYPIQTHIRADFSLLAMNQIINLAAKYKYMFGGRFDVPMLIRMIVGRSWGQGAQHSQSLQSLFAHIPGLQIVMPSSSQSILDTYPAVIDRYRGPVISFEHRLMYDLQFYVASPSTRQETEPFGSRLVRPGEEVTIVATSIMVLEAMRAAEHLALVSDIQCEVIDLHCVSSPDWDLVMHSVEKTGRLVVADTSWREYGVCAEVCRVVAERNPGCLKAPVVTLGMQPAPCPTAKCLEDLFYPDLRQLVDALAVLVTGKKSHGLPLPDTQSMADVYKRFKGPF
- a CDS encoding GDP-mannose 4,6-dehydratase; amino-acid sequence: MKVLITGISGMVGSHLAEYILADHPDVDLHGLIRWRTPLDHLVAIKDRIALHYGDLRDLNSLIVVIKKIQPDWIFHLAAQSFVTTSFDAPVDTLSTNVLGTTNLLDALRITGVDAKVHVCSSSEVYGQVLADEVPITEANPFRPASPYAVSKVGEDMIAFQYFLSYGIRTVRTRMFTHTGPRRGDVFAESAYAKQIVEVEYGLRKNPIRVGNLDSIRTFADVRDAVRAYWVLMEKCPAGEVYNIGGNRTMTLRDMLEILKGMATCRIEHVVDPALLRPSDVTLQIPDTSKFKAATGWEPRIPFEETLQGILDFYRRRYHKRSKAA
- a CDS encoding GHMP family kinase ATP-binding protein, coding for MIISRTPYRLSFFGGGTDYPQWYLREEGAVLSTTIDKYCYVSCRYLPPFFNIKHRIVWSHIETVSTIGEILHPAVREGLRFLGFDDSQGVEIQHQGDLPARSGIGSSSSFSVGLVKALTGLKGEMLGKMDLARQAFTLEQDILKETVGSQDQVAAAFGGFNVIRFLRDGQIQVEPLTLSLGRLAELEQNLVLLYTGTSRLGSDIAKSVTENFSLRSAELKTMRVMVDRGLGILSGTSSLEEFGKLLHESWMLKRALSHEVSNSTIDEIYQKALGNGAIGGKLSGAGGSGFMLFYVPISKQAHFLSAMHPYICVPFSFSQSGSSIIYYDGPDRRVSGGYSSEGEGAHKEMERRRLPSLKTPKKAKDKILVGHRS